Proteins encoded in a region of the Ornithodoros turicata isolate Travis chromosome 3, ASM3712646v1, whole genome shotgun sequence genome:
- the LOC135387201 gene encoding uncharacterized protein LOC135387201, translated as MPGYTDKKSVADFLDDLTAYQTGMGISDEVLIQRILQVALVGDAARWLRLQSEFTSLQDFQERFKNEFLPPDYEYRVLEELHKRTQHPEESLSEFVRALQDLYSRADPTATEEQRVARAIRQCHPRFRPYLRAHRFKTIEALAQEARSIQGDLLAELQYRTPPPPELALEPRCAWSGGAASVERLHATGLGDNPRNSDNAESSHRALDPFLYDQRTIPAGTSLDRPVPPRSRGQPGLSASETPRQRERHHPAPPQPRAPNGCWNCGSPDHFRRECPRQRPNTRNVPSGNGRSRRP; from the exons atgccgg gttacaccgataagaagtctgttgccgatttcctggatgacctcaccgcctatcagacgggtatgggaatttcggatgaagtcctaatccaacgcatcctgcaggttgctttggtcggagacgccgcccgctggcttcggttgcaatcggagtttacgtccttgcaggacttccaggagcggttcaaaaacgaatttctccccccggattacgaataccgtgtcctagaggaattgcataagcgtactcaacatcctgaggaaagcttatctgaattcgttcgggcattgcaggatctgtacagcagagcggatcccactgcaacggaagagcagcgcgtcgcacgggcgatccgtcagtgccacccgcgcttccggccctacttaagagcccatcgctttaaaaccattgaggcgttggcccaggaagctcgttcaatacaaggcgacctcctggcagagcttCAATACCGGACCCCTCCGCCCCCGGAGCtagcgttggaaccgcgctgcgcgtggtcgggaggagccgcctcggtcgaacgcctgcatgcaacaggtttgggtgacaacccccgtaattcagacaatgcggagtcatcccaccgagccctagatccgttcctctatgaccagaggacgatccccgcaggaacgagccttgacagacccgtcccgccccgaagtcgcggtcaacctggcctttcagctagcgaaaccccacggcagcgggagcggcatcatcctgcgcccccgcagccacgagcgcccaacggctgttggaattgcggcagccctgaccattttcgtcgggaatgcccgcgacaaagaccgaacacccgtaatgtgccatcgggaaacggtcgcagccggcgtccatga